Genomic DNA from Candidatus Eisenbacteria bacterium:
CGAAGAGGCGAGAGTCTCCTTCGAGAAGGCGCTCGAGATCGATCCGGGGCACACGGACGCGCGCATCGGCCTGGGCCTCGCCCTCTTCGCCCTTGGCCTGAAGGACGGGGCGCGCGGGGAGATGGCGGAGCTCCTGCGCCGCGATCCGACGCACCCCGTCGCGCGGGCCTTTGCGGACGAGTCTCTCGTGATCGATCTGTAGCTCGCGTTGAACAGGGCGGGGAGTCCGAGGGTCAGAACGGCAGGGGAACCAAGGCGGCTTGACCGCCCCGCTCCACAGGATGCTAGCCGGCTAGGCGCCGACCGATCCCCGCTCCTCCACCGACTTGACCTTGCGGTCCTGCTTCTGCACCCGATCCGAGCGCAGGCAGCCCGTGCAGACGCGCAGCCGGACCGGCTTTCCGTCCACGATCGCCCTGACCCGCTGGAGATTCGGATTCCATGTGCGGTGGGAAACGTTATGGGCATGGGAGATCTGGCTGCCGAACTGGATCCCCTTCCCGCAGATGTCGCAGATGCGTGACATGAACTACCT
This window encodes:
- a CDS encoding tetratricopeptide repeat protein — protein: EEARVSFEKALEIDPGHTDARIGLGLALFALGLKDGARGEMAELLRRDPTHPVARAFADESLVIDL
- the rpmB gene encoding 50S ribosomal protein L28; translated protein: MSRICDICGKGIQFGSQISHAHNVSHRTWNPNLQRVRAIVDGKPVRLRVCTGCLRSDRVQKQDRKVKSVEERGSVGA